A stretch of the Oncorhynchus mykiss isolate Arlee chromosome 23, USDA_OmykA_1.1, whole genome shotgun sequence genome encodes the following:
- the LOC110510589 gene encoding poly(A) polymerase gamma-like isoform X1 encodes MKEMSANSNSMHGGQQPQKHYGITSSISMAFPREVDHQYTHKLSEAMKPFGVFEDEDELNHRLAVLGKLNTFVKEWIAEISETKNLPPSTITNVGGKIFTFGSYRLGVHTKGADIDALCVSPRHVERTDFFDSFFAKLKLHEEIKDLRAVEDAFVPVIKFKFDGIEIDLLFARLALQSIPDNLDLRGDSHLRNLDIRCIRSLNGCRVTDEILYLVPNKENFRLTLRAIKLWAKRRGIYSNMLGFLGGVSWAMLVARTCQLYPNAVAATLVHKFFLVFSKWEWPNPVLLKQPEDSNLNLPVWDPRVNPSDRYHLMPIITPAYPQQNSTYNVSSSTRTIMSEEFKYGLSVTDDILQGKTDWSKLFQPPNFFLKYKHYIVLTASASTEENQLEWIGLVESKIRVLVGNLERNEYITLAHVNPTSFPGNKESCSENEFVSMWFIGIIFKKVENAESVNIDLTYDIQSFTDTVYRQANNINMLKDGMKIEATHVKKKQLHQYLPVELVQRKKRSIVELNRNSNGGSSKRSSLDGSQLDSSRDTDSGTPFSSPTSVCKPSRPAASDTDDSLTPPKLPASLFVESSSSVPDVSPPRTDPEKGLSIPVIGSKSKPSAPTGPVGSTIPTVVGRSVVSLGTTEQHQNGSKRLHSPTLEDQSKRLKDSAEPLADVLTFKEPFPPSGDGREQGDGVQVVSPPAGSTIPTVVGRSVVPCLGSSRDTSGPTEQSQNGATAAAKRPHSPTQDGPPKRIRDPADLLVSGDDSAFKEPFPLSSDGQEQGDGVNVESLGGVKAMPIPTIDTSRTQRLPSMELPDVTSPLPSSNHQRVVKNSIRLALNRHR; translated from the exons ATGAAAGAAATGTCAGC GAACAGTAACAGTATGCATGGCGGGCAGCAGCCTCAGAAACACTATGGCATTACCTCATCCATTAGCATGGCCTTCCCCAGGGAGGTGGACCATCAGTACACACACAAGCTCAGCGAGGCCATGAAACCCTTTGGGGTGTTTGAGGATGAGGATGAACTCAACCACAG ACTCGCAGTTCTTGGAAAGTTGAATACATTTGTCAAGGAATGGATTGCCGAGATCAGTGAAACGAAG AACCTCCCACCATCGACGATAACCAATGTGGGGGGGAAGATCTTCACCTTTGGGTCTTACCGGCTTGGAGTTCACACTAAAG GGGCGGATATTGATGCCTTGTGTGTATCGCCGCGACACGTGGAGAGGACAGACTTCTTCGACTCATTCTTTGCGAAGCTCAAACTGCACGAAGAGATCAAAGACCTACGG GCGGTGGAGGATGCCTTTGTACCTGTGATCAAATTCAAGTTTGACGGCATCGAG ATTGACCTGCTGTTTGCGCGGCTGGCTCTGCAGTCCATCCCAGATAACCTGGATCTGAGAGGAGACTCCCACCTGAGGAACCTGGACATCCGCTGTATCCGCAGTCTCAATG gctgCAGAGTGACAGATGAGATCCTGTACTTGGTACCAAACAAGGAGAACTTCAGACTAACCCTGAGGGCCATCAAGCTGTGGGCCAAAC GCCGGGGGATCTACTCCAACATGTTGGGCTTCCTGGGTGGAGTCTCCTGGGCCATGCTGGTAGCCAGGACCTGCCAGCTCTACCCCAACGCTGTGGCCGCCACTCTCGTACACAAGTTCTTCCTCGTCTTCTCCAAATG GGAATGGCCAAATCCTGTGCTTTTGAAACAGCCCGAAGACAGCAATCTGAATCTGCCTGTTTGGGATCCACGA GTGAATCCGTCAGACCGGTACCACCTGATGCCCATCATCACGCCAGCCTACCCCCAGCAGAACTCTACCTACAACGTCTCCTCTTCCACACGCACCATCATGAGCGAGGAGTTCAAATACG GTCTCAGTGTCACAGATGACATCCTTCAGGGGAAAACCGACTGGTCCAAACTGTTCCAGCCACCCAACTTTTTCCTGAAGTACAA GCATTATATTGTTCTGACTGCCAGTGCTTCCACAGAAGAAAACCAATTAGAATG GATTGGTCTGGTGGAGTCTAAGATCCGTGTCCTGGTGGGGAACCTGGAGAGGAATGAGTACATCACCCTGGCACACGTCAACCCCACATCCTTCCCCGGGAACAAGGAGAGCTGTAGCGA GAACGAGTTTGTCTCCATGTGGTTCATTGGGATCATCTTCAAGAAAGTGGAGAACGCTGAGAGCGTCAACATCGACCTGACCTACGACATCCAGTCCTTCACAGATACAG TTTACAGGCAGGCCAACAACATCAACATGCTGAAGGATGGGATGAAGATCGAAGCGACACACGTGAAGAAGAAGCAGCTCCACCAGTACCTTCCTGTTGAGCTGGTGCAGAGGAAGAAGAGG AGCATAGTGGAGCTGAACCGGAACTCCAACGGCGGGAGTTCCAAGCGGTCCTCTCTCGACGGCAGTCAGCTGGACAGTTCCAGAGACACTGACTCCGGGACTCCCTTCAGCTCTCCCACCTCCGTCTGCAAGCCGTCCAGGCCGGCCGCCTCAGACACAGACGACAG TTTGACACCCCCCAAGCTGCCAGCCTCTCTGTTTGTGGAGAGCAGCTCCTCGGTGCCAGACGTCTCGCCACCCAGGACCGATCCTGAGAAGGGGTTGTCCATCCCCGTCATTGGATCAA agTCCAagccctctgccccaacgggcccagTCGGTAGCACCATTCCTACGGTAGTGGGTAGGAGCGTGGTCTCTCTCGGCACTACAGAGCAGCACCAGAACGGATCCAAGAGACTCCACTCCCCTACGCTGGAGGATCAGTCCAAGAGGCTGAAAGACAGCGCAGAGCCG CTGGCTGATGTGTTGACCTTCAAGGAGCCGTTCCCTCCATCTGGCGACGGCAGGGAGCAAGGGGACGGAGTCCAAGTG GTGAGTCCTCCAGCAGGCAGCACCATTCCTACAGTAGTAGGCAGGAGTGTTGTACCCTGCCTGGGCTCCTCTAGAGATACATCCGGCCCGACAGAGCAGAGCCAGAACGGAGCCACCGCTGCAGCCAAGAGACCTCACTCCCCCACACAGGACGGACCCCCCAAGAGGATACGAGACCCTGCAGATCTG ctggtGTCCGGTGATGACTCTGCATTCAAGGAGCCGTTCCCTTTGTCTAGCGACGGCCAGGAGCAAGGGGACGGAGTGAACGTC GAAAGTCTTGGAGGGGTAAAGGCTATGCCTATTCCAACTATCGACACATCAAGAACACAG AGACTTCCCAGTATGGAGCTGCCAGACGTGacctctcccctccccagcaGTAACCACCAGCGGGTGGTTAAGAACTCCATCAGACTAGCCCTCAACAGGCACAGGTAA
- the LOC110510589 gene encoding poly(A) polymerase gamma-like isoform X2 yields MKEMSANSNSMHGGQQPQKHYGITSSISMAFPREVDHQYTHKLSEAMKPFGVFEDEDELNHRLAVLGKLNTFVKEWIAEISETKNLPPSTITNVGGKIFTFGSYRLGVHTKGADIDALCVSPRHVERTDFFDSFFAKLKLHEEIKDLRAVEDAFVPVIKFKFDGIEIDLLFARLALQSIPDNLDLRGDSHLRNLDIRCIRSLNGCRVTDEILYLVPNKENFRLTLRAIKLWAKRRGIYSNMLGFLGGVSWAMLVARTCQLYPNAVAATLVHKFFLVFSKWEWPNPVLLKQPEDSNLNLPVWDPRVNPSDRYHLMPIITPAYPQQNSTYNVSSSTRTIMSEEFKYGLSVTDDILQGKTDWSKLFQPPNFFLKYKHYIVLTASASTEENQLEWIGLVESKIRVLVGNLERNEYITLAHVNPTSFPGNKESCSENEFVSMWFIGIIFKKVENAESVNIDLTYDIQSFTDTVYRQANNINMLKDGMKIEATHVKKKQLHQYLPVELVQRKKRSIVELNRNSNGGSSKRSSLDGSQLDSSRDTDSGTPFSSPTSVCKPSRPAASDTDDSLTPPKLPANHLVVLSRAV; encoded by the exons ATGAAAGAAATGTCAGC GAACAGTAACAGTATGCATGGCGGGCAGCAGCCTCAGAAACACTATGGCATTACCTCATCCATTAGCATGGCCTTCCCCAGGGAGGTGGACCATCAGTACACACACAAGCTCAGCGAGGCCATGAAACCCTTTGGGGTGTTTGAGGATGAGGATGAACTCAACCACAG ACTCGCAGTTCTTGGAAAGTTGAATACATTTGTCAAGGAATGGATTGCCGAGATCAGTGAAACGAAG AACCTCCCACCATCGACGATAACCAATGTGGGGGGGAAGATCTTCACCTTTGGGTCTTACCGGCTTGGAGTTCACACTAAAG GGGCGGATATTGATGCCTTGTGTGTATCGCCGCGACACGTGGAGAGGACAGACTTCTTCGACTCATTCTTTGCGAAGCTCAAACTGCACGAAGAGATCAAAGACCTACGG GCGGTGGAGGATGCCTTTGTACCTGTGATCAAATTCAAGTTTGACGGCATCGAG ATTGACCTGCTGTTTGCGCGGCTGGCTCTGCAGTCCATCCCAGATAACCTGGATCTGAGAGGAGACTCCCACCTGAGGAACCTGGACATCCGCTGTATCCGCAGTCTCAATG gctgCAGAGTGACAGATGAGATCCTGTACTTGGTACCAAACAAGGAGAACTTCAGACTAACCCTGAGGGCCATCAAGCTGTGGGCCAAAC GCCGGGGGATCTACTCCAACATGTTGGGCTTCCTGGGTGGAGTCTCCTGGGCCATGCTGGTAGCCAGGACCTGCCAGCTCTACCCCAACGCTGTGGCCGCCACTCTCGTACACAAGTTCTTCCTCGTCTTCTCCAAATG GGAATGGCCAAATCCTGTGCTTTTGAAACAGCCCGAAGACAGCAATCTGAATCTGCCTGTTTGGGATCCACGA GTGAATCCGTCAGACCGGTACCACCTGATGCCCATCATCACGCCAGCCTACCCCCAGCAGAACTCTACCTACAACGTCTCCTCTTCCACACGCACCATCATGAGCGAGGAGTTCAAATACG GTCTCAGTGTCACAGATGACATCCTTCAGGGGAAAACCGACTGGTCCAAACTGTTCCAGCCACCCAACTTTTTCCTGAAGTACAA GCATTATATTGTTCTGACTGCCAGTGCTTCCACAGAAGAAAACCAATTAGAATG GATTGGTCTGGTGGAGTCTAAGATCCGTGTCCTGGTGGGGAACCTGGAGAGGAATGAGTACATCACCCTGGCACACGTCAACCCCACATCCTTCCCCGGGAACAAGGAGAGCTGTAGCGA GAACGAGTTTGTCTCCATGTGGTTCATTGGGATCATCTTCAAGAAAGTGGAGAACGCTGAGAGCGTCAACATCGACCTGACCTACGACATCCAGTCCTTCACAGATACAG TTTACAGGCAGGCCAACAACATCAACATGCTGAAGGATGGGATGAAGATCGAAGCGACACACGTGAAGAAGAAGCAGCTCCACCAGTACCTTCCTGTTGAGCTGGTGCAGAGGAAGAAGAGG AGCATAGTGGAGCTGAACCGGAACTCCAACGGCGGGAGTTCCAAGCGGTCCTCTCTCGACGGCAGTCAGCTGGACAGTTCCAGAGACACTGACTCCGGGACTCCCTTCAGCTCTCCCACCTCCGTCTGCAAGCCGTCCAGGCCGGCCGCCTCAGACACAGACGACAG TTTGACACCCCCCAAGCTGCCAGCCAATCATCTTGTTGTTCTGTCCCGTGCAGTTTGA